A genome region from Arachidicoccus soli includes the following:
- a CDS encoding LamG domain-containing protein, translating into MDDFLMKSVPLDSLVNTNGINSFKQPQYILLNLALGGDNGGTLINSLFPSKYEIEYVRMYQK; encoded by the coding sequence GTGGATGATTTTTTGATGAAGAGTGTTCCGCTAGATAGCTTGGTAAATACAAATGGTATTAATTCGTTTAAACAACCACAATATATTTTATTAAACTTGGCTTTGGGTGGAGACAATGGAGGAACTTTGATAAATAGTCTTTTTCCTTCAAAATACGAAATTGAATATGTTAGAATGTATCAAAAATAA
- a CDS encoding glycoside hydrolase family 5 protein, which yields MKSLLILILSSFSMLSCQKNASKPLGISAVDPPVLAVDTVISNTSNFKGLNWADPRDNFVDNWLILSGLNVHDSEDSTMIKTDIILSAFQNAGANTIRLPINPSTVLQEYWTKYSSIIKEATTKKMKVILAYWEGASSKDGFVDDSASFTMMWDKVAAKFSNNQNVFFEVMNEPHGYSLDSLKLLYSQWIDRYPNIPRHRIILDGTGYATGVDSIGDDTRFDSCLLSFHFYTWFNDNYKTISDWEQPLKSLKYPQRTINTEFGVPMTDGSNYNDNTNVNVQVAYLKGMTNELHQLGVGGVYWPGLRTGDSYSMFSFDGKKMIVNNDSGLRCLQYAWNEIVQ from the coding sequence ATGAAAAGTCTTTTAATATTAATCTTGAGTAGTTTCTCAATGCTTTCTTGTCAAAAGAATGCAAGTAAACCACTGGGTATTAGCGCGGTAGACCCTCCGGTATTGGCAGTGGATACTGTAATCAGTAATACGTCCAATTTCAAAGGGTTGAATTGGGCTGATCCTAGAGATAATTTTGTTGACAATTGGTTAATACTTTCAGGTTTGAATGTTCATGATAGTGAAGATTCAACTATGATAAAGACAGATATCATTTTATCCGCTTTTCAAAATGCAGGTGCCAATACGATTCGTTTGCCTATAAACCCCAGCACAGTTCTCCAAGAATATTGGACCAAATATTCATCCATTATTAAAGAAGCTACAACAAAAAAGATGAAAGTTATCCTTGCTTACTGGGAAGGCGCTTCTTCAAAAGATGGTTTTGTGGATGATAGTGCCAGTTTTACAATGATGTGGGATAAAGTTGCCGCTAAGTTTTCGAATAATCAAAACGTATTTTTTGAAGTAATGAATGAACCGCATGGTTATTCTTTAGATTCTTTAAAATTATTGTATAGCCAATGGATTGATAGATATCCCAATATTCCTCGACATAGAATTATTCTCGATGGAACTGGATATGCAACGGGTGTAGATAGTATCGGTGATGATACTAGGTTTGATTCCTGTCTTTTGTCGTTTCATTTTTATACTTGGTTTAATGATAATTATAAAACCATTTCTGATTGGGAACAACCACTTAAATCTTTGAAATATCCTCAAAGAACTATCAATACAGAATTCGGTGTACCAATGACAGACGGAAGTAATTATAATGACAATACAAATGTAAATGTTCAAGTTGCTTACCTCAAGGGGATGACAAATGAATTGCATCAATTAGGAGTGGGAGGCGTCTATTGGCCCGGGTTGAGAACGGGAGATTCATATAGTATGTTTTCATTTGACGGTAAAAAAATGATTGTAAACAACGATAGTGGGCTTAGATGCTTGCAATATGCTTGGAATGAGATTGTCCAATAA